From the Montipora capricornis isolate CH-2021 chromosome 2, ASM3666992v2, whole genome shotgun sequence genome, one window contains:
- the LOC138037268 gene encoding uncharacterized protein — protein sequence MTYNALRYLLAPAKPSEVKFEELVKTLWDQYEPKPIVIAERFHFHKREQHEGQGVAVYSAALKKCSEHCAFGTFLEEALRDRFVCGLRSKQTQKRLLAEKELTWKAAVEIALAMEVADKQARNFRNSAEAGGINYVKPPHPPKTPKQRKPCFRCGEDHASQKCQFKDENCRNCKSKGHIAKMCKKKVPTARTEQNWRKQSVRYVETGDQTPNNKDDEFKLF from the coding sequence ATGACCTACAACGCCTTGAGGTATTTGCTTGCCCCAGCAAAGCCATCCGAAGTCAAGTTTGAAGAGTTGGTGAAAACTTTATGGGACCAATACGAACCGAAACCAATCGTGATAGCGGAACGATTTCACTTCCACAAGCGTGAACAGCACGAGGGGCAAGGTGTGGCGGTGTACAGCGCAGCCTTGAAGAAATGTTCAGAACACTGTGCCTTTGGCACTTTCTTAGAAGAAGCACTTCGAGACCGTTTCGTCTGTGGGCTAAGAAGTAAACAGACACAAAAGAGACTGTTGGCAGAAAAAGAGCTTACATGGAAGGCAGCTGTAGAAATTGCATTGGCAATGGAAGTTGCAGATAAGCAAGCCAGAAATTTCAGGAATTCGGCCGAGGCTGGAGGCATAAACTATGTTAAACCACCGCATCCTCCAAAAACACCCAAGCAAAGAAAGCCGTGTTTCCGTTGTGGTGAGGACCACGCCTCTCAGAAATGCCAATTTAAAGATGAGAATTGTAGGAACTGCAAATCAAAAGGGCACATTGCCAAGATGTGCAAAAAGAAGGTTCCAACCGCCCGTACAGAGCAGAATTGGAGGAAACAATCAGTTCGGTATGTGGAAACTGGCGACCAAACTCCAAACAATAAAGACGATGAATTCAAGCTGTTCTAA
- the LOC138037981 gene encoding uncharacterized protein — protein sequence MSGKKKKNVYRKKRKGKPFAGVQRYAKKAKKMPPDESGVPKTTPCEQPSSDSELDQSPSASRLKMKPEDTSDSNSECFDDEIPCEREGYRLIDLKKLSSALSEAHASIDCNQGHLTVKENPSGRNGLMSDLSVECNTCLNATPLKTSSTITKRGQSFDVNRRAVYHSLETGGGYEGLVTFCSIMNMPCLSEPAYHKQVDTILEALETEVENEMRAAGQRVHAHILKENAQLSSDVILDAAVSFDGTWGKRGFTSLTGVVFAIAVDTGEVLDYHVLSKECKKCSLKKSKCQSDEEFEEWQTEHLASNDCDINFNGSSPAMEAEGATVLWRRSIERHNLRYRWMVSDGDSKAFNAVENTYDGCKVEKLDCVGHIQKRMGKHLMNLKATTKGKLSDGKPIGGRGRLTEGRIKRLQKYYGLAIRQNTLSKANPTEREVNVVVYTMKKNIIAILHHSVHSPDPAKQHRFCPVGESSWCKWQQDIATGTSTFNADDCLPEVFFDLLRPTFMTLSETRLLERCERGATQNRNECINSTVWARCPKHKHHGAKVIRCAVASAVCHFHSGAASRVRVMERLSIPAGLFTKKASAKKDNRRVKKSDLQASAKEKKRRQGAQLLRTRREEALREAEDTTYEAGGF from the exons ATGtctggaaaaaagaagaaaaatgtttacagaaagaaaaggaaaggaaaacctTTCGCTGGAGTCCAGAGGTACGCgaaaaaagcgaagaaaatgCCGCCGGATGAAAGTGGAGTTCCCAAGACAACTCCATGTGAACAACCTTCATCAGATTCTGAACTTGATCAATCTCCTAGTGCATCTCGGCTAAAAATGAAGCCAGAAGATACCTCTGACAGTAATTCAGAATGTTTTGATGATGAAATACCATGCGAGAGAGAGGGATATAGGCTAATAGACCTCAAGAAGTTGTCTTCAGCACTGTCCGAAGCTCATGCATCCATTGACTGCAACCAAG GCCATTTAACTGTAAAGGAAAACCCTTCTGGGAGAAATGGATTAATGTCAGACCTCTCAGTGGAGTGCAACACATGCCTGAATGCTACACCACTTAAAACGTCGTCTACTATAACTAAGAGAGGGCAGTCCTTTGATGTAAATCGGCGTGCAGTTTACCATTCCCTTGAAACAGGAGGTGGATATGAAGGACTTGTGACTTTCTGCAGTATAATGAACATGCCATGTTTATCTGAGCCTGCTTACCACAAACAAGTTGACACCATTCTGGAAGCTTTGGAGACTGAAGTTGAGAATGAGATGAGAGCAGCAGGGCAAAGGGTACATGCCCatattttaaaggaaaatgcACAGTTGAGTAGTGATGTCATTTTGGATGCCGCAGTGTCTTTTGATGGCACATGGGGCAAAAGAGGATTCACATCCTTAACTGGTGTAGTCTTTGCCATAGCAGTGGACACTGGAGAGGTACTTGACTACCATGTCCTTTCCAAGGAATGCAAAAAATGTTCGCTTAAGAAGTCCAAGTGTCAGAGCGATGAAGAATTTGAGGAATGGCAAACTGAGCACCTTGCGTCAAATGACTGTGACATAAACTTTAATGGCAGCTCACCTGCAATGGAAGCGGAGGGTGCTACAGTTTTATGGAGAAGATCCATAGAGCGACACAACCTAAGGTACAGGTGGATGGTTTCTGATGGCGACAGTAAGGCCTTTAATGCTGTTGAAAACACATATGACGGGTGCAAGGTTGAAAAACTTGATTGTGTCGGGCACATCCAAAAACGAATGGGGAAGCATCTAATGAACTTAAAAGCTACCACCAAAGGTAAACTGTCTGATGGAAAACCTATTGGCGGGCGGGGTCGCCTAACAGAGGGTCGGATTAAACGACTCCAAAAGTATTATGGACTGGCTATCAGGCAAAATACTCTGTCAAAGGCAAATCCAACTGAGAGAGAAGTCAATGTTGTTGTTTACACCATGAAGAAAAACATCATTGCTATCCTTCACCACAGTGTGCATTCTCCAGATCCTGCCAAACAACACCGCTTCTGTCCGGTTGGTGAGTCTTCATGGTGTAAATGGCAGCAAGACATTGCAACTGGAACATCAACCTTCAATGCAGATGACTGTTTGCCTGAGGTATTTTTTGATTTGTTGCGCCCAACCTTCATGACCTTGAGTGAAACAAGGCTACTTGAAAGATGTGAACGTGGTGCAACACAAAACCGCAATGAGTGTATTAATTCAACGGTTTGGGCTCGTTGTCCAAAACACAAACACCATGGCGCTAAGGTGATCCGTTGTGCTGTGGCATCTGCCGTTTGTCACTTTCACAGTGGAGCTGCAAGCAGAGTGAGGGTGATGGAAAGACTCTCGATTCCAGCTGGATTGTTTACAAAAAAGGCATCAGCGAAAAAGGACAACAGGCGAGTCAAGAAATCTGACTTGCAGGCTTCTGCAAAAGAGAAGAAGCGCCGGCAAGGAGCACAGCTTCTGCGAACCCGCAGAGAAGAAGCCCTCAGGGAGGCTGAGGATACAACATATGAAGCAGGGGGCTTCTAA